A window of the Gossypium hirsutum isolate 1008001.06 chromosome A05, Gossypium_hirsutum_v2.1, whole genome shotgun sequence genome harbors these coding sequences:
- the LOC107902601 gene encoding serine carboxypeptidase-like 19, with amino-acid sequence MALLLFFFYLSQLALAHGSAVKFLPGFEGPLPFELETGYVGVGDSEEAQFFYYLVKSEGKPKDDPLLLWLTGGPGCSAFSALALEIGPLKFKVDVYNGSLPTLVYNPYAWTKVSNIIFIDSPVGTGFSYARNNRAAQTSDLKQVHHLHQFLRKWLMAHPDFISIPVYVSGDSYSGIPVPVLAQEISNGKTLTLTSCRDEVSTFIFPLHHARNEGIKPIIHLQGYMLRNPITRRNLEENFMISYVHRMGIISDELYETYELYLCLYWAIDADVRNTLQIRKGSIAKWLRCNLEFPYDSDVPTSFPYHAILSAKGYRALIYSGDHDTVVPYLATQAWIRFLNYPIIDDWRPWKVQGQIAGEEGIRLLTRSLQNILQCLEGTDLEAKAKLRDKSANLETQWADMRHRKKIVPKVRVVFLGTILPRISRNKNSAKLLVAALTHHKMALLLFFFYLSQLALAYGSAVKFLPGFEGPLPFELETGYVGVGDSEEVQLFYYFVKSEGKPEDDPLLFWLTGGPGCSAFSGLVFEIGPLKFKVDVYNGSLPTLVYNPYAWTKVSNIVFIDSPVGTGFSYARNNRAAQTGDLKQVHHLHQFLRKWLMAHPDFILNPVYVSGDSYSGIPVPVLAQEISNGNEEGIKPIIHLQGYILGNPKTVPNLEKKLKIPYVYGMGLISDELYESLKRNCNGQYQNVDLNNKACLADIQYLDECISGINSAHILEPDCGLDSPKPRKTGRRRYLDGHQLLNDEPLPPLACRTYAYYLCRYWANDDNVRNALHIRKGSIGKWLRCNHGLPYNNDVPTSLPYHANLSAKGYRYLIYSGDHDMVVPHLATQAWIRFLNYQIIDDWRPWMVQSQVAGYTRTYSNRMTFATVKGGGHTAPEYKPAECFAMFTRWISGQPL; translated from the exons ATGGCCCTCCTATTGTTTTTCTTCTATCTTTCTCAGCTCGCTTTGGCTCATGGTTCTGCTGTCAAGTTTCTTCCAGGATTTGAAGGACCTCTTCCTTTTGAACTTGAAACCGG GTATGTTGGTGTGGGTGATTCAGAAGAAGCTCAATTCTTTTACTACTTAGTAAAGTCGGAGGGGAAACCTAAAGACGACCCTCTTCTGCTTTGGTTGACTGGTGGCCCTGGATGCTCCGCCTTCTCTGCTCTTGCTCTCGAAATTG GTCCATTGAAATTCAAGGTCGACGTGTACAATGGAAGCTTGCCTACGTTGGTTTACAACCCATACGCATGGACAAAG GTGTCAAACATCATATTTATAGATTCACCAGTAGGCACAGGTTTCTCCTATGCTAGAAACAATCGTGCTGCACAAACCAGTGACTTGAAACAAGTTCACCATCTCCATCAATTTCTTCGTAAG TGGCTGATGGCTCATCCAGACTTCATTTCGATTCCAGTATATGTTAGTGGGGACTCGTATTCTGGGATTCCAGTCCCAGTCCTTGCTCAAGAGATCTCAAATGGTAAAACCCTGACCTTAACATCTTGTAGAGATGAAGTTAGCACTTTCATTTTCCCCCTTCATCATGCACGAAACGAAGGTATCAAACCCATAATCCATCTACAG GGATACATGCTGAGAAATCCCATAACAAGACGTAATCTTGAAGAAAacttcatgatttcatatgttcaTAGAATGGGAATAATTTCTGACGAACTTTATGAG ACTTACGAATTATACCTTTGTCTTTATTGGGCTATCGATGCTGATGTCCGAAACACTCTCCAAATTAGGAAG GGAAGCATAGCAAAATGGCTGCGGTGCAATCTTGAATTCCCTTATGACTCTGATGTTCCAACTAGCTTTCCATATCATGCCATCCTCAGCGCCAAAGGCTACCGCGCTTTAATATACAG TGGCGACCATGACACGGTGGTGCCATACTTGGCAACTCAAGCATGGATAAGATTTTTGAACTATCCAATTATTGATGACTGGCGACCATGGAAGGTGCAAGGCCAAATTGCAGG GGAGGAGGGCATACGGCTCCTGACAAGAAGCCTGCAGAATATTTTGCAATGTTTAGAAG ggactgatttggaggcaaaagcaaaattaagggacaaaagtgCAAATTTGGAGACACAATGGGCTGATATGCGACACAGGAAAAAGATTGTACCAAAAGTGCGAGTA gttttcttgggcacgattctgcccagAATTTCGAGAAACAAGAATTC AGCTAAGTTGTTAGTGGCAGCATTAACACATCATAAGATGGCCCTCCTATTGTTTTTCTTCTATCTTTCTCAGCTCGCTTTGGCTTATGGTTCTGCTGTCAAGTTTCTTCCAGGATTTGAAGGACCTCTTCCTTTTGAACTTGAAACCGG GTATGTTGGTGTGGGTGATTCAGAAGAAGTTCAACTCTTTTACTACTTTGTGAAGTCGGAGGGGAAACCTGAAGACGACCCTCTTTTGTTTTGGTTGACTGGTGGCCCTGGCTGCTCTGCCTTCTCTGGTCTTGTTTTCGAAATTG GTCCATTGAAATTCAAGGTCGACGTGTACAATGGAAGCTTGCCTACGTTGGTTTACAACCCATACGCATGGACAAAG GTGTCAAACATCGTATTTATAGATTCACCAGTAGGCACAGGTTTCTCCTATGCTAGAAACAATCGCGCTGCACAAACCGGTGACTTGAAACAAGTTCACCATCTCCATCAATTTCTTCGTAAG TGGCTGATGGCTCATCCAGACTTCATTTTGAATCCAGTCTATGTTAGTGGGGACTCGTATTCTGGGATTCCAGTCCCAGTCCTTGCTCAAGAGATCTCAAATG GAAACGAAGAAGGtattaaacccataatccatCTACAG GGATACATATTGGGTAACCCTAAAACAGTGCCTAATCTTGAAAAGAAACTTAAGATTCCATATGTTTATGGAATGGGACTAATTTCTGATGAGCTCTATGag TCATTGAAGAGAAACTGTAATGGACAATATCAAAATGTAGATCTTAATAACAAGGCGTGTTTAGCAGATATTCAATATTTGGATGAg TGTATATCAGGAATCAACAGTGCCCATATTTTGGAACCTGATTGTGGTTTGGATTCCCCCAAACCAAGAAAGACCGGTCGAAGGCGTTATCTTGATGGACACCAACTCCTTAATGATGAGCCACTTCCTCCGCTTGCTTGTCGT ACTTATGCATACTACCTCTGTCGTTATTGGGCTAACGATGATAATGTCCGAAATGCTCTCCACATTAGGAAG GGAAGCATAGGAAAGTGGCTACGGTGCAATCATGGATTACCTTATAACAATGATGTCCCAACCAGCTTGCCGTATCATGCAAACCTCAGCGCCAAAGGCTATCGCTATTTAATATACAG TGGCGACCATGACATGGTGGTGCCGCACTTGGCAACTCAAGCATGGATAAGATTTCTGAACTATCAAATTATTGATGATTGGCGACCATGGATGGTGCAAAGCCAAGTTGCAGG ATATACAAGGACCTATTCTAACAGGATGACATTTGCTACAGTCAAG GGAGGAGGGCATACGGCTCCGGAGTACAAGCCTGCAGAATGTTTTGCAATGTTTACAAGGTGGATATCTGGACAGCCTTTGTGA